One segment of Bacteroidales bacterium DNA contains the following:
- a CDS encoding KTSC domain-containing protein, translating to MALPINIDELLHGNTVEWDRIELKKGCNPESILHSLCAYANDINNWDGGYIIIGVEEEYGVAKLPPMGLKPDQLDAIQKKLIELSYKISPTYIPVSQPYLKEGKYILVIWAPAGDNRPYKAPVSLSGKKSEKAWYIKRGSITIRVKDGSADERRLLELTARIPFDDRINQNAKLDDLSLQLIQSHLKEIMSSLYDESSKIPFQDLCKQMKVAKGPDENLRPTNAGLLLLNEQPEQFFPGAKIELVIHKGKAGKDYVEKIFTGPIVKQVRDSLNFINSNIIQEQVSKAPGQAEAVRFFNYPYQAIEEVLVNAVYHRSYERENPVEIQILPDRIEILSFPGPMPPVDKEMLKRERVVPREYRNRKLGGFLKELKLTEGRGTGFPSIRRSLELNGSPPPTFETDDDRSYFLGIIEIHPLAQKIEPQRAVDVTKDETKDNGLLINSLDDVDYYLRSVDDQRWNQVEKQIIGKVDDLYLDVLLYCITPRTREEIFKHIKKYNNSRNFNNYIQPVVEVGWLMLTLRDKPTSKNQKYETSHLAKRLIKSQITGIKREPVASSNIASVGYDAERKILEIEFHHGGVYQYFDVPEVIYEELMSSSSLASYFHHNIRENYKLEKT from the coding sequence GTGGCGCTACCGATTAATATCGATGAGTTACTACATGGTAATACTGTTGAATGGGACCGTATTGAGCTTAAGAAAGGCTGCAATCCTGAAAGTATTTTGCATTCTCTTTGTGCTTATGCGAATGATATAAACAATTGGGATGGAGGATATATTATAATTGGTGTAGAAGAAGAATATGGAGTTGCAAAGCTTCCTCCTATGGGGTTAAAACCAGATCAACTTGATGCAATTCAAAAGAAATTAATTGAATTATCCTATAAAATTTCTCCTACCTATATACCTGTTTCACAACCATATCTAAAAGAGGGGAAATATATTTTAGTTATATGGGCACCGGCCGGCGATAACCGTCCATATAAAGCCCCAGTTAGCCTATCTGGGAAGAAATCAGAGAAGGCATGGTACATAAAACGTGGTTCTATAACCATTAGAGTCAAAGATGGCTCTGCGGATGAAAGAAGATTACTCGAATTGACAGCAAGAATTCCTTTTGATGACCGTATCAACCAAAATGCCAAACTTGATGACTTGAGTTTACAATTGATCCAGTCACACTTGAAAGAGATAATGAGTTCATTGTATGACGAAAGTTCAAAGATTCCTTTTCAGGACTTGTGCAAACAAATGAAAGTTGCAAAAGGCCCTGACGAAAACCTCAGGCCTACAAATGCTGGATTATTGCTATTAAATGAACAACCGGAGCAATTTTTCCCCGGGGCTAAGATAGAACTTGTAATACACAAAGGTAAAGCCGGTAAAGATTATGTAGAAAAAATTTTTACCGGTCCTATAGTTAAGCAGGTAAGAGATTCCCTGAACTTTATAAACTCCAATATTATTCAGGAGCAGGTTTCTAAAGCTCCTGGTCAGGCGGAGGCAGTACGGTTCTTTAATTATCCTTATCAGGCTATTGAAGAAGTATTGGTCAATGCTGTTTATCACAGAAGTTATGAACGCGAAAATCCGGTTGAAATACAGATACTTCCCGACAGGATTGAAATTTTAAGTTTCCCAGGGCCAATGCCGCCGGTTGATAAGGAAATGCTAAAAAGAGAAAGAGTTGTTCCCAGAGAATACAGAAACAGGAAATTGGGTGGATTTTTAAAAGAACTTAAACTTACCGAGGGTAGAGGAACAGGATTCCCTAGTATTCGTAGAAGTCTTGAACTTAATGGCTCGCCTCCTCCTACATTTGAAACAGATGATGACCGGTCTTATTTCCTTGGTATTATTGAAATTCATCCTTTGGCTCAAAAGATAGAACCACAAAGAGCCGTAGATGTGACCAAAGATGAGACCAAAGATAATGGCTTGTTAATTAATTCTTTAGATGATGTTGACTATTATCTTAGGTCAGTGGATGACCAAAGATGGAACCAGGTTGAAAAACAGATAATAGGGAAAGTAGATGATTTATATTTAGACGTATTGCTTTATTGCATTACCCCCAGAACAAGAGAAGAAATATTTAAACATATAAAAAAATACAACAATAGCAGGAACTTTAACAATTACATTCAGCCTGTTGTTGAGGTAGGTTGGTTGATGCTTACTTTACGCGATAAACCTACCAGTAAAAATCAAAAATATGAAACATCCCATTTAGCCAAAAGACTAATTAAATCTCAGATAACAGGCATAAAACGGGAACCTGTTGCTTCATCAAATATTGCTTCGGTGGGTTATGATGCAGAGAGAAAAATTCTGGAGATAGAATTTCATCATGGCGGAGTATATCAGTACTTTGATGTACCTGAAGTAATTTATGAAGAATTGATGAGTTCGTCATCGCTTGCCAGTTACTTTCACCATAATATTCGTGAAAATTATAAACTTGAGAAAACATAA
- a CDS encoding KTSC domain-containing protein produces MKRESVSSSNLASVGYDADKKILEIEFNHGGVYQYFDVPKEVYDELMNADSLGSYFYHNIRDDYKYIKL; encoded by the coding sequence ATGAAAAGGGAAAGTGTAAGTTCATCAAATTTAGCCTCAGTAGGTTACGATGCAGATAAGAAAATTCTAGAAATAGAATTTAATCATGGTGGAGTTTATCAGTATTTTGATGTGCCAAAAGAAGTTTATGATGAATTGATGAATGCCGATTCTCTTGGTTCCTATTTCTATCATAATATTCGAGATGATTATAAATATATCAAACTTTAA
- a CDS encoding WYL domain-containing protein, which yields MKNEICKAIRNKKIIKFLYDGESRTVEPHCYGLTTKGNEAIRAYQIAGYSSSGKMGWKLYDLSKAGNIQVLDESFDIRNDYKKGDKGMSEIYCEL from the coding sequence ATGAAAAATGAAATTTGTAAAGCTATCAGGAACAAAAAAATAATAAAGTTTCTTTATGATGGCGAAAGTCGTACTGTTGAACCTCATTGTTATGGTTTAACAACCAAAGGTAATGAAGCAATTAGGGCATATCAAATTGCTGGTTATAGTTCTTCAGGCAAGATGGGTTGGAAATTATATGACTTATCTAAAGCTGGAAATATTCAGGTGCTTGATGAGTCATTTGATATTAGAAACGATTACAAAAAAGGAGATAAAGGAATGAGTGAAATTTATTGTGAATTATAA
- a CDS encoding PIN domain-containing protein produces the protein MEEFDIFNNNKKYPDASQIFDLKVKSKEEIKDKCLFLIDTNALLIPYTVSSHGLEEIRNFFKKIIAEKRFFIPAQVAREFANNRPNKLTEVFQKLVRYRDGFQTPKLEEHPILQSTVEFDSLQSKKEDYDLALKRLREEVQNVIHVVENWNWDDPVSLTYKELFNKDLIIEHAIIEDKFKENLKYRYKHKIPPGYKDNSREDEGIGDLLIWETIIKIAKEKKQDIIFITGDNKADWKHRSEKKGLYPRFELTVEFKQKCDNKDLLLLELSEALKLFGISPETVKEVKSIEKEYEKIMKRKSVSSSNLASVGYDADKKILEIEFNHGGVYQYFDVPQDTYDELMAADSHGRYFVHNIKDDYEFNRLK, from the coding sequence ATGGAAGAATTTGATATTTTTAATAATAATAAAAAGTATCCTGATGCTTCACAAATATTTGATCTTAAGGTCAAATCTAAAGAAGAAATAAAAGATAAGTGTTTATTTCTTATTGATACAAATGCATTACTGATACCATATACCGTTTCTTCACATGGTTTAGAGGAAATTAGAAATTTTTTTAAAAAAATTATTGCAGAAAAGAGATTCTTTATTCCAGCCCAAGTTGCAAGGGAATTTGCAAACAATAGACCAAATAAACTCACAGAAGTTTTTCAAAAATTAGTTAGATATCGAGATGGTTTTCAAACTCCAAAATTGGAAGAACATCCAATATTACAAAGTACAGTTGAATTTGATTCATTACAAAGTAAAAAAGAAGATTATGATCTAGCACTCAAGAGATTAAGAGAAGAAGTACAAAATGTTATACATGTTGTTGAAAATTGGAATTGGGATGACCCTGTAAGTTTGACTTATAAAGAACTATTCAATAAAGATTTGATTATTGAACATGCTATAATAGAAGATAAATTTAAAGAAAATTTAAAATATAGATATAAACATAAAATTCCACCCGGATATAAAGACAACTCTAGAGAAGATGAAGGAATTGGAGACCTATTGATTTGGGAGACAATAATAAAAATTGCTAAGGAAAAAAAACAAGATATTATTTTTATTACAGGAGATAATAAAGCAGATTGGAAACATAGAAGTGAAAAAAAAGGATTATACCCCAGATTTGAATTAACTGTAGAATTTAAACAAAAATGCGATAATAAGGATTTGTTATTACTTGAATTATCAGAAGCTCTTAAACTATTTGGGATTAGTCCTGAAACAGTCAAAGAAGTAAAATCTATCGAAAAAGAATATGAGAAAATTATGAAAAGGAAAAGTGTAAGTTCATCCAATTTAGCCTCGGTAGGTTACGATGCAGATAAGAAAATTTTAGAAATAGAATTTAATCATGGCGGAGTTTATCAGTATTTTGATGTGCCACAAGATACCTATGATGAATTGATGGCGGCTGATTCCCATGGCAGATATTTTGTGCATAATATAAAAGATGATTATGAATTTAACCGCTTAAAATAA
- a CDS encoding DUF4263 domain-containing protein: MSIQYDKEIFSNNNFSLKVNYSGIKDSVVESSSLIMSVYAYDKTGKPIFSESLNFEQIKSLYEHLNQISIITDSTQTTSGKFIETTGEVIDILNKLNNLDPNILKVVLNKLKNIESIQASLSEVEDKMGVPILENITAYEKFKFWKEEIKNLELLLQLEETGDIVKEIKGQQSLRAYIAGQPEKIFQNWIERNHQWVFGVEYTKIKKGRKIALFSEGDLLMESMDGFLDLIELKRPQYGILKLDKSHKSYYPSSDLSKVIGQCLYYLEKMDNLKMNLEQEHKVKILRPRIKIVLGRTKDFNEEQYNVLRMLNSNLNHIQIISYDYLLSCGEKMISNL, translated from the coding sequence ATGAGTATTCAATACGATAAAGAAATATTTTCAAACAACAATTTTTCTTTAAAAGTAAATTATTCAGGTATTAAAGACAGTGTTGTTGAATCTTCTAGTTTAATAATGTCAGTATATGCGTATGATAAAACTGGAAAACCTATATTTTCAGAATCATTAAACTTTGAGCAAATCAAAAGTTTGTACGAACATTTAAATCAAATTTCTATTATCACCGATTCTACCCAGACTACATCGGGTAAATTTATAGAAACTACAGGTGAAGTTATTGATATTCTGAATAAGTTAAACAATCTTGACCCAAATATATTAAAGGTTGTATTAAATAAACTTAAAAACATAGAAAGCATTCAAGCATCATTATCAGAAGTTGAAGATAAAATGGGAGTTCCTATATTAGAAAATATTACTGCTTATGAAAAATTTAAATTTTGGAAAGAAGAAATAAAAAATTTGGAACTTCTTTTACAATTAGAGGAAACTGGTGATATTGTTAAAGAAATTAAAGGCCAACAAAGTTTAAGAGCTTATATAGCTGGCCAACCAGAAAAAATATTTCAAAATTGGATTGAAAGAAATCATCAATGGGTATTTGGCGTTGAATATACTAAAATAAAAAAAGGTAGAAAAATCGCATTGTTTTCTGAGGGGGATTTATTAATGGAGTCTATGGATGGTTTTTTAGATCTCATCGAATTAAAGCGACCCCAATATGGTATTCTAAAATTGGATAAAAGCCATAAAAGTTATTATCCATCATCTGATTTATCTAAGGTTATCGGACAATGTTTATATTATTTGGAAAAAATGGATAATCTTAAAATGAATCTTGAACAGGAACATAAAGTTAAAATATTAAGACCGAGAATAAAAATTGTTTTAGGTAGAACAAAAGACTTTAATGAAGAACAATATAATGTACTGAGAATGTTAAATTCTAACTTAAATCATATTCAGATAATTTCTTATGACTATTTATTAAGTTGTGGCGAAAAAATGATTTCTAACTTATAA
- a CDS encoding AAA family ATPase encodes MKIKIKNITIKGLRGVKKQIDLDLSGKSILLYGDNGTGKSSITDAFEWFYYDKVNHLSNEEIGRDGKEALRNTYLEETESAAIRIDFSDVGISSEKSLNIKKGKLVSENSNSEEKFLQYITESQEENLLLRYQDLRGFIDNSKTDKLKYFSDIIGFSEVTKVKDVIKKTFNAIRSEIKNGGYENQIQTQQSTLLSNIGANIYSENQLFDKLNELIKPLNTGIDINQFNDIETLIEIIKKPTDNQIIEKLNFLQKCWDLLTNIKKDITAINDHYLKYFKEFEKLFNDVESLKQKIFEELLNTGKHLLIQKYYTDNKCPLCLQDKNKQELISEIEDRLKIIELSKQKLTAFEKLQTDTKQIIENRIKQIDSTLTEKLIIEETHLELKESIEKIKSKLSVFISEINIKLLAGKRIRTIDEVKLTDSDLNYISFINEDILSIKETLKKDNSSDIRVKVEFAKNSFNQIKQLQTELQKLDQQKNNIEIIYNAFAKKQKEGLESFLNNFSTIINEYYQFMNVDEAFKDLKIIPIEDDEELKGITIQFKFNDKEVTPLQKYFSESHLNCYGLAFFLASVNAFNKENRFIILDDIISSFDSNHRKRFADLLFEKFNDYQIILLTHETQWYEYIRAIAKNKGWLLNKINCNEEKGTYLEESPEDIRERIVNNFKNNIETNLGNDIRIYLEFFIKQICYNLEAKVNYLPNETNEKRMAPEMLNALKSKIEKYNKTLIERTTNSNIIGNLLSHDNKYSSKIGDLKAFWKDILELENLFLCEDHDCKSRIVSFKNFDSVNKKIRCGCGKKEYDWKG; translated from the coding sequence ATGAAAATCAAAATTAAGAATATTACAATCAAAGGATTAAGAGGTGTTAAAAAGCAGATTGATCTTGACCTTAGCGGGAAATCCATTTTATTGTATGGTGATAATGGTACAGGGAAAAGCAGTATTACTGATGCTTTTGAGTGGTTTTACTATGATAAGGTAAACCATTTAAGTAATGAAGAAATAGGGCGTGATGGAAAAGAAGCCTTACGCAATACCTATTTAGAAGAAACTGAATCTGCCGCTATTCGAATAGATTTCTCTGATGTTGGTATTTCATCAGAGAAGTCATTAAATATTAAGAAGGGGAAATTAGTATCTGAGAATTCAAATTCTGAAGAAAAGTTTTTACAATATATAACTGAGTCTCAAGAAGAAAATTTATTACTAAGGTATCAAGATTTAAGAGGTTTTATTGATAATTCTAAAACAGATAAACTAAAATATTTCTCTGATATTATTGGCTTTTCAGAGGTTACAAAAGTAAAAGATGTAATAAAGAAAACTTTTAATGCAATAAGATCTGAAATTAAAAATGGTGGATATGAAAATCAGATTCAAACGCAACAGTCAACCCTTCTTTCGAATATCGGGGCTAACATTTACTCTGAAAATCAATTATTTGATAAGCTTAATGAACTAATAAAACCTCTTAATACTGGTATTGATATCAATCAATTTAATGATATTGAAACCTTGATTGAAATAATTAAAAAGCCAACTGATAATCAAATCATTGAAAAATTAAATTTTCTGCAAAAATGCTGGGATTTATTGACAAATATTAAAAAAGATATTACTGCCATTAATGACCATTATTTAAAATATTTTAAGGAATTTGAAAAATTATTTAATGATGTTGAAAGTTTAAAACAAAAAATCTTTGAAGAATTATTAAATACGGGAAAACATCTATTAATTCAAAAATACTATACTGATAATAAGTGTCCACTATGCCTACAAGACAAAAATAAACAGGAATTAATATCCGAAATTGAGGATAGACTTAAAATAATAGAATTATCAAAACAAAAATTAACAGCATTTGAAAAATTACAAACTGACACAAAACAGATTATTGAAAACAGGATAAAACAAATAGATTCGACATTGACTGAAAAATTGATAATTGAAGAAACTCATCTTGAATTAAAAGAATCAATTGAGAAAATTAAGTCAAAATTATCCGTTTTCATTTCGGAAATCAACATTAAATTGCTTGCAGGTAAAAGAATTAGAACTATTGATGAAGTTAAACTTACAGATTCTGATCTTAATTACATTTCTTTTATTAATGAAGATATTTTATCTATTAAAGAAACGTTGAAAAAAGATAATTCTTCTGATATTAGAGTTAAGGTCGAATTTGCAAAGAATTCTTTCAATCAGATTAAACAACTACAGACAGAACTTCAAAAATTAGATCAACAGAAAAATAATATTGAAATTATTTATAATGCTTTTGCGAAAAAGCAAAAAGAAGGTTTAGAAAGTTTTCTTAATAATTTCTCGACAATTATAAATGAATATTATCAATTTATGAATGTTGACGAAGCGTTTAAAGATTTGAAAATTATTCCGATTGAAGATGATGAAGAACTTAAAGGAATTACTATTCAATTCAAATTTAATGACAAAGAAGTTACTCCATTACAAAAATATTTTAGCGAATCACACTTGAATTGTTATGGTCTGGCTTTCTTTTTAGCTTCTGTAAATGCTTTTAACAAAGAAAACAGATTTATTATTCTTGATGATATTATTTCCAGTTTCGATTCGAATCACAGAAAAAGATTTGCAGATTTGTTATTTGAAAAATTTAACGATTATCAGATAATATTATTAACTCACGAAACTCAATGGTATGAATACATTAGAGCAATCGCTAAGAATAAAGGTTGGCTATTAAATAAAATTAATTGCAATGAAGAAAAAGGAACATACTTAGAAGAAAGCCCTGAAGATATCCGAGAACGTATTGTTAATAACTTTAAAAATAATATTGAAACAAATTTAGGGAATGATATCAGAATTTATTTAGAGTTTTTTATAAAGCAGATTTGCTACAATTTGGAAGCAAAAGTAAATTACTTGCCAAATGAAACTAACGAAAAGAGAATGGCTCCTGAAATGCTGAATGCATTAAAATCAAAAATAGAGAAGTATAACAAAACTTTAATTGAGAGAACTACTAATTCAAACATTATTGGAAATCTTCTTTCGCATGACAATAAATATTCTTCCAAAATAGGTGATTTAAAAGCATTTTGGAAAGACATTTTGGAACTTGAAAATTTATTTTTATGTGAAGATCATGACTGTAAAAGCAGGATTGTATCTTTTAAGAATTTTGACTCTGTGAATAAGAAAATTAGATGTGGTTGTGGTAAAAAAGAATATGATTGGAAAGGATAA